The genomic region AAATTCCCCGCGGCAAACCGTGCGCCTTCCGCGCCAGATCCGCAAAGACGGTCTGCGTCACATCCTGCGCCATGTGCGAATCCCCATTCAACATCCGCAATGCCGCCGAATAAACCAGATCGACATGCCGCCGCACCAACTCCCCAAAAGCCGGCTCAGAACCTTCCTCCGCATATCGGCGCAGCAGTTGTTCATCCTCGCTCATCATCACCATCTACATACCAGAACCCGCCGAAAGAGAAAAACCGACATTTATTTTGGAACACTGCCATCTCCCGTGCTCAGCCGTTGCCAGCAGCCGACAAACACGCCATTGCCCAAAAACAGGACAGTCACTTCTGACTAACTCCTCTTCAGTCCGCTCTGCCCAACGCGATTTGGTCGCAATTCCTGTGAATAAACTACATCGTGCAACTTTCTTCGATGCGCTATGCAAATGGCCAACAAACTGCTCACCTTGTCCCGTTAAAATTGGAAGGAACCCTTACACCAATAATGCAAACACAGGTTAATCGCGAACCAACGAAGCGCGCCTCGGGCGTATCACTCAATCGCAGGCTGTATTCAATTCCATTTCCATCAATTTATCACCTCGCACTTTTCAGCCTCGTCACTTTTCTCCTCAGCCCCGCCACGCGAGCTACCACCTTTGAAGAGATTTTCGGTTTCGCTCGCGATGCCGCCAATCCCACCGACAGCCTGATTCAAGGTACCAATGGTGATTTCTACGGCACCACCATCGCCGGCGGCACAGGCGGACTCGGAACTATTTTTAAACTAACCTCCACCGGCCAACTCATCACCCTCGTCTCCTTTACCGGTGCCAACGGCTCCTACCCTCGTGGCACTCTCGCCATGGATGATGCCGGGAATCTTTTCGGCACCACTTACGCCGGCGGCAATTCCAACCGCGGAACCATCTTCGAACTGACCACCACCGGAATACTCATCACCCTGTATCACTTCGGTAATGGCCCAGCCGCCAATCCATACGGCGGCCTCGTCCGTGGGACAAATGGCAATTTCTACGGCACCACAGAAACCTACGGTTCACTTTTCCAGATCAGTCCCGCCGGCACGTTTACCAATCTTACCTCCTTCTTTGGTCTCCGTGGCTTTTCGCTAAACGGCAGCCTGCTTCCCTCAAGTGATGGCAACTTCTATGGAATGGCTGGAGTCAAAGCTTTTTCACAAACGGGCGGAATGTGCTTTCGGCTTTATCCTGACGGCTCTCTGGATTCGCTTTTTCAATTTAGTGGGACCAATGGTTATAGGCTTTACAGCGATCGACCTTACGGCGGCCTATCGCTCGGTGCCAATGGTAAACTCTACGGCACCTCCACCAGCGGCGGCATGAGCAACCTGGGCACCATCTACTCGCTCACGAAGGACGGGGCGTTCACACAAATCTCCGATTTCACTGGCACAAATTGGCATCCACAGGGTGCCTTCCCATTTTCCGCGCCAGCCTTGGGCAGTGACGGCAGAATGTATGGCAGCACGGTCGCAGGCGGCCAGTTCAATCAGGGCACCATCTATACCGTGGATACGAATGATTTCGTTGCGTTTCTTTTTTCATTCTCCGGCACAAACGGTTCACAACCTTACGGACGATTGCTCCCCGCCAGTGATGGCAAACTTTACGGCACCACCCGCTCTGGTGGTGCATACAACTCCGGCACAGTTTTCAGCCTTACCACCAATGGACTACTGGACACCCTAGCCTCTTTTCCTGCCCCCGCTTCAGTTCAAACCGTACCTTATCTAATCCCGGGCAGTGATGGTCAGGTATATGGCACCACGCTCAATTTGACCAATAGGACAGGAACACTTTTCCATATCGGCCCTGATGGCTCTCTGTCAACTATTGCCTCCTTTCCATCTACTGCTGGCACAATTCATGGTCCGCTTGCTCGAGCCAACGACGGGAATTTTTACGGCACCACCTCGGATGGTGGTAGTAATAATGTCGGCACCATTTTCAAGCTGAGCACCTCCGGCTCCATCTCACAACTCTTCTCCTTTTCAGTCACGAATGGCGCCAATCCCTTCTCAGGTCTCATCCAGGGTGCCGATGGCAATTTTTACGGCACGACCAGCACCGGCGGCGATTCTAACGATGGAACAGTTTTCAAAAGCACCCCGGATGGCATCCTCACGACTCTTGCCTTTTTCTCCGGCACCAACGGCGCGAATCCGTACGCGGGACTGCTTCAAGGCAGTGACTGCGCGTTCTATGGCACCACCAGCAGTGGCGGTGACAGCACCAACGGAACAATTTTCAAAATTACTGCCGATGGGATTCTCACAACTCTTGCCTCTTTCTCCGGCACCAACGGCGCGAACCCGTACGCCAGTTTGATTCAAGATCGCGATGGAAATCTTTATGGCACCACCACCGCTGGGGGCATCCCCGGCTCCGGATCTTATGCGTCCGGTTACGGTACCATCTTTGAACTCACCACAAATAACGACCTAATCACTCTCTTCGCTTTTTCCGGCACCAACGGGAACACCCCTTTTGCTCCTCTTTTTCTCACGGCTGACGGCTCATTATACGGTACTACTGCATGGGGCGGACCGGACGGCGCTGGCACGGTTTTCAAACTTACAAACTCTGGAGATCTCGTCACACTACATTCCTTCTCCTTCACCGACGGCGGAAATCCTTACGGCGGTCTCGTTCAGGGCAGCGATGGTTATCTCTACGGCACCACAACAGCCAGTGGTGGTGGCAAGCCGGCCATCTTCCGCATTTACGAATTTCCTGTGTTGCATTTGAATTTTCTGGGCAATCAAATTCAGCTCGCGTGGCCATCCTCTGCCACGAACTTTCAGCTCGAATCCAGCTTTGATCTCTCATCCTCAACCAACTGGATTGCCGTGCCGACCATGCCTTTCACCAATGGCTTGCAAGTGATCGTTCCAGAACCTGTTTCCACCATGAAATTTTACCGGATGAGGAAACCATGATCAACCGCTCATCCCAACGTTTGAATCTCCCTATGAGAGTGAATCACGTTTTCGTTCGCACGCTTCGAGTGCTTGCCTGATGGTTCGCCATGCTCTGGCTTTCCAACCATTCCACTTTCGCGGCTGGCTCCGCCCTGTCCGCTCTCGATGCAGACCGCC from Pedosphaera parvula Ellin514 harbors:
- a CDS encoding choice-of-anchor tandem repeat GloVer-containing protein; translated protein: MQTQVNREPTKRASGVSLNRRLYSIPFPSIYHLALFSLVTFLLSPATRATTFEEIFGFARDAANPTDSLIQGTNGDFYGTTIAGGTGGLGTIFKLTSTGQLITLVSFTGANGSYPRGTLAMDDAGNLFGTTYAGGNSNRGTIFELTTTGILITLYHFGNGPAANPYGGLVRGTNGNFYGTTETYGSLFQISPAGTFTNLTSFFGLRGFSLNGSLLPSSDGNFYGMAGVKAFSQTGGMCFRLYPDGSLDSLFQFSGTNGYRLYSDRPYGGLSLGANGKLYGTSTSGGMSNLGTIYSLTKDGAFTQISDFTGTNWHPQGAFPFSAPALGSDGRMYGSTVAGGQFNQGTIYTVDTNDFVAFLFSFSGTNGSQPYGRLLPASDGKLYGTTRSGGAYNSGTVFSLTTNGLLDTLASFPAPASVQTVPYLIPGSDGQVYGTTLNLTNRTGTLFHIGPDGSLSTIASFPSTAGTIHGPLARANDGNFYGTTSDGGSNNVGTIFKLSTSGSISQLFSFSVTNGANPFSGLIQGADGNFYGTTSTGGDSNDGTVFKSTPDGILTTLAFFSGTNGANPYAGLLQGSDCAFYGTTSSGGDSTNGTIFKITADGILTTLASFSGTNGANPYASLIQDRDGNLYGTTTAGGIPGSGSYASGYGTIFELTTNNDLITLFAFSGTNGNTPFAPLFLTADGSLYGTTAWGGPDGAGTVFKLTNSGDLVTLHSFSFTDGGNPYGGLVQGSDGYLYGTTTASGGGKPAIFRIYEFPVLHLNFLGNQIQLAWPSSATNFQLESSFDLSSSTNWIAVPTMPFTNGLQVIVPEPVSTMKFYRMRKP